From a region of the Candidatus Neomarinimicrobiota bacterium genome:
- a CDS encoding SatD family protein → MNKIQIGIIGDIISSRELSGYQRQDVQKNFKKVMRDLNNKYRNEILSKFVNTTDDEFQGLLNGGERIQEIIWDVEMSMYPNKVRFGVGFGELYTPIETRAIAMDDPVWHNGRSAIVSGKMDGISGGVYKGFGTEIDEMLNGFSYLLWSARESMTEKQRNIVSELRKGFSQVEVAKKFKISRQAVTKHASSAEWKAYSAGELAFGGLLKYATEMRRNY, encoded by the coding sequence TTATCAACGGCAAGATGTGCAAAAGAATTTCAAAAAAGTAATGAGAGATTTAAACAATAAGTATAGAAATGAAATTCTATCAAAATTTGTGAATACAACCGATGATGAGTTTCAGGGGCTATTAAATGGTGGTGAAAGAATCCAAGAAATAATTTGGGATGTGGAAATGAGTATGTACCCAAACAAGGTTAGGTTTGGAGTAGGGTTCGGTGAACTATATACCCCAATTGAAACCAGGGCAATAGCGATGGACGATCCGGTCTGGCACAATGGAAGAAGTGCCATTGTGAGTGGAAAAATGGATGGAATAAGTGGCGGTGTCTATAAAGGGTTTGGAACTGAAATTGATGAGATGCTAAATGGATTCTCATATTTGTTATGGTCTGCGAGAGAGAGCATGACAGAAAAACAGAGGAATATAGTTAGTGAGCTTAGAAAGGGCTTTTCTCAGGTAGAGGTTGCAAAAAAATTCAAAATTAGTAGGCAAGCTGTAACAAAGCATGCTTCTTCGGCAGAGTGGAAGGCATATTCTGCGGGGGAACTGGCTTTTGGAGGATTATTAAAGTATGCAACAGAAATGAGGAGAAATTATTAG
- a CDS encoding glycosyltransferase family 39 protein → MKPQTDVFQIPSKVWRVVLGFTLFRMVLAAILPLTPQEAYYWSWSRDLALSYFDHPPLASYSIWFTTALLGQTIFGIKIAAVLWFLGLNILWAKLTQEMFQNTDQTFWTLLALNATIVFELYGFVITPDTPLIFAWTATFYALWNLIRSQNSRWWYAAGLFMGLAWLGKYSGIMLVPSVLMFFLISKSQRKWLATPYPYLGVLIAILVFAPVLIWNAQHDWISFTFQGARRTAGMGTWKLRFVGELFGSQFFILTPYLFVLVFASLNRFGRRIFSEMEDKILLLVSSGLATSVFFIAVSFRSLVKMNWLAPAYWSFIILGVYFLFQESQRLRRFKIGVYSSLAFLGLGVSIIVLPDVPLGEGNTWSGWKNAAVEVSSIRDSLKQQGDEPFIFSTNYKASSLLKFYLPDQPRTYAQDIIGKPALQFDIWPKTVDLLGKTGILVIDDRREYRFKRKQIEPYFTNIRKIRTIKTENYGQTVRRIDIYLCTGYQGAG, encoded by the coding sequence ATGAAACCTCAAACTGACGTATTCCAAATTCCATCAAAAGTATGGAGAGTCGTTCTGGGGTTTACCCTGTTCAGAATGGTGCTGGCCGCCATTTTGCCACTTACTCCACAGGAAGCCTACTATTGGAGTTGGAGCCGGGATCTGGCGCTTTCTTATTTTGACCATCCACCTTTGGCGAGCTATAGTATTTGGTTTACAACTGCTCTTTTGGGGCAAACAATCTTCGGGATCAAAATTGCAGCCGTGCTCTGGTTTCTTGGTCTCAATATCCTCTGGGCCAAGCTCACTCAAGAGATGTTTCAAAATACTGACCAGACATTTTGGACCCTGCTGGCACTAAACGCCACCATTGTGTTCGAACTTTATGGCTTTGTGATTACGCCTGATACACCCCTGATATTTGCATGGACAGCAACTTTCTATGCTCTCTGGAACCTCATCAGATCACAGAATTCCAGGTGGTGGTATGCTGCTGGACTTTTTATGGGTTTGGCCTGGCTGGGTAAGTATTCCGGGATAATGCTGGTTCCCTCAGTGCTCATGTTTTTTCTCATTTCAAAAAGTCAACGTAAATGGCTGGCCACACCTTATCCCTACCTTGGGGTGCTTATTGCCATCTTGGTATTTGCACCTGTTCTAATTTGGAATGCCCAGCATGATTGGATTTCCTTCACGTTTCAGGGTGCCAGACGGACAGCCGGTATGGGCACCTGGAAATTGCGTTTTGTAGGTGAATTATTCGGCTCTCAGTTTTTCATATTAACACCCTATTTATTTGTGCTGGTTTTTGCTTCCCTAAACCGCTTTGGACGCAGGATATTTTCTGAAATGGAAGATAAGATCCTGCTTTTGGTGAGTAGTGGCTTGGCAACTTCAGTATTTTTTATCGCCGTTAGCTTTCGCAGCCTGGTGAAGATGAACTGGTTGGCTCCTGCGTACTGGTCATTCATAATTTTAGGGGTCTATTTCCTATTCCAAGAGTCTCAGCGGTTGCGACGTTTTAAAATAGGCGTGTATTCCTCACTGGCATTTCTCGGTCTGGGTGTTTCAATCATAGTCCTACCAGATGTACCCCTGGGAGAGGGCAATACCTGGAGTGGTTGGAAAAATGCAGCTGTCGAAGTATCCTCCATTAGGGATTCTCTCAAACAGCAGGGTGATGAGCCTTTTATTTTCAGTACAAATTATAAAGCCAGTTCTCTGCTCAAATTCTATCTGCCGGATCAACCGCGGACTTATGCTCAGGATATCATAGGTAAACCGGCACTTCAATTCGATATATGGCCAAAGACTGTTGACCTACTGGGTAAGACAGGAATCCTGGTAATAGATGATCGGCGTGAGTATCGCTTTAAGCGAAAACAAATAGAACCTTATTTTACCAATATTAGAAAAATTAGAACCATTAAGACCGAAAATTATGGGCAAACCGTTCGCAGGATCGATATTTATCTGTGTACGGGTTATCAGGGTGCAGGCTGA